A stretch of Nitrospinaceae bacterium DNA encodes these proteins:
- the rpsP gene encoding 30S ribosomal protein S16, translating to MAVKIRLARGGMKKAPRYRVVVQDEHMPRDGRFIESVGRYDPTKSPSLIELDLEKIKEWLGKGAKPTQTVQNLIDKAGSEN from the coding sequence TTGGCAGTAAAGATTAGGCTTGCCCGTGGCGGAATGAAGAAGGCTCCTAGGTATCGCGTCGTTGTTCAGGACGAGCATATGCCCAGGGATGGCCGGTTTATTGAATCGGTGGGGCGCTACGATCCCACAAAGAGTCCCTCGCTCATCGAACTCGATCTTGAGAAGATCAAGGAATGGCTTGGCAAGGGTGCCAAACCCACCCAGACGGTCCAGAACCTGATCGACAAGGCCGGCAGCGAGAACTAG